In the genome of Photobacterium sp. TLY01, one region contains:
- a CDS encoding ligand-gated channel protein: MSSYRLPLSTLTGSVLLAASVQAAQQSPVTETLVVTASGYEQAEITAPASISVITREELEHKYYRDVTDALKTVPGVTITGGGDNKDISIRGMGSAYTLILVDGKRQSSRQTRPNSDGPGIEQGWLPPLEAIERIEVIRGPMSTLYGSDAIGGVVNIITRKDNQHWLGNLQLGTVIQENRDSGDERSANFFLTGPLTENLTAQFNGQTTVRDEDAITNGYENKDLNSFNAKLTYQLNDLHAMSLEAGISEQSRAGTVGKSVATEGCRGECVDTLEEYTRTHYAITHLGDWGSIGQSNTYLKYEDSENKSREMESKNTVFKTSLVTPVYSHILTSGFEYQYEKLQDYTSNSASDLTELDSDRVAVFLEDEWAIADSFSLTLGARVDDDENYGTHVSPRAYGVWSITSNWVFKGGVSTGYRAPTLRETSAEWAQGSRGGDIYGNPDLQPEKSVNTEVSLNYQNDNGLNSSATLFHNDFKDKISRIECSSCGPTNSSGSVATKRINIDEATTQGVELSLSTPLGDSVFWNASYTFNDSEQKSGDYKGQPLVQLPKHLFSTDLSWQATADLETWGQVTYHGEEMEPTTGPSSSSLEAPSYTFLDMGVSYQLTDNVAVNAAIYNLLDEEVTYDEYGYVEDGRRYWVGMNVGF, encoded by the coding sequence ATGTCTAGCTATCGTTTACCCCTCTCCACTTTGACAGGATCAGTACTATTGGCTGCCAGTGTACAGGCCGCTCAACAATCCCCTGTGACCGAAACCCTGGTAGTGACTGCGTCCGGTTACGAGCAAGCAGAAATCACCGCGCCCGCCAGCATCAGCGTGATCACTCGTGAGGAGCTTGAGCATAAATATTATCGTGATGTCACAGATGCACTGAAAACCGTTCCCGGTGTCACCATCACAGGGGGTGGCGATAATAAAGACATCAGTATCCGTGGTATGGGTTCAGCGTACACTTTGATTCTGGTTGATGGTAAACGCCAATCATCTCGTCAGACCCGACCAAATAGTGACGGTCCGGGTATTGAACAGGGCTGGTTACCGCCTTTAGAAGCGATTGAGCGCATTGAGGTTATCCGTGGCCCGATGTCGACACTGTACGGCTCAGATGCCATTGGCGGTGTTGTCAACATCATCACCCGCAAAGACAACCAGCACTGGCTCGGCAATCTCCAATTGGGTACTGTCATTCAGGAAAATCGCGACTCTGGTGATGAGCGCAGCGCTAACTTCTTTCTGACCGGCCCATTAACGGAAAATCTCACCGCACAATTTAACGGACAAACTACAGTCCGCGATGAAGACGCGATCACCAATGGCTATGAAAATAAAGATCTGAACAGCTTCAACGCCAAACTTACTTACCAGCTTAATGATCTACACGCGATGTCGTTAGAAGCAGGGATCAGCGAGCAATCCCGTGCCGGAACGGTCGGTAAGTCAGTTGCGACTGAAGGTTGCCGTGGAGAATGTGTTGATACTTTAGAAGAATATACCCGTACCCATTACGCCATCACGCACCTGGGTGACTGGGGCTCAATCGGGCAATCCAACACTTACCTGAAATATGAAGACTCGGAAAATAAAAGCCGGGAAATGGAAAGTAAAAATACTGTCTTCAAGACCAGCCTGGTTACGCCAGTCTATTCCCATATTTTGACATCAGGTTTTGAATATCAATATGAAAAACTTCAAGATTACACATCTAACAGTGCTTCCGACCTGACTGAGCTGGACAGTGACCGTGTAGCGGTATTTCTTGAAGATGAATGGGCCATTGCCGACTCATTCAGCCTGACTTTAGGAGCACGTGTCGATGATGATGAAAACTATGGTACTCATGTCAGCCCACGGGCTTATGGTGTCTGGAGCATCACATCAAATTGGGTGTTTAAAGGCGGTGTATCTACAGGTTATCGCGCGCCGACACTGCGAGAAACCTCTGCAGAATGGGCACAAGGCAGCCGCGGCGGTGATATCTATGGTAATCCGGATCTGCAGCCTGAAAAGTCAGTAAATACCGAAGTCAGTCTGAACTACCAGAATGATAACGGGCTAAATTCGAGTGCCACGCTCTTTCATAACGACTTCAAAGATAAGATTTCTCGTATCGAATGTTCCAGTTGTGGCCCGACCAATAGCAGTGGCAGCGTAGCAACAAAACGCATCAACATCGATGAAGCGACGACACAAGGTGTCGAACTCAGCCTCAGCACTCCACTGGGTGACAGTGTCTTCTGGAATGCCAGCTACACCTTTAACGATTCTGAGCAAAAATCGGGCGACTATAAGGGCCAGCCACTGGTTCAGTTGCCAAAGCACTTATTCAGTACCGATCTTTCCTGGCAAGCCACAGCTGACTTAGAGACCTGGGGGCAAGTCACCTATCACGGTGAAGAGATGGAACCAACAACAGGGCCATCATCAAGCAGCCTGGAAGCACCGTCTTATACCTTCCTAGACATGGGGGTAAGTTATCAGTTAACGGATAATGTGGCCGTCAATGCCGCCATTTATAACCTGCTGGATGAAGAAGTCACTTATGACGAATATGGCTATGTGGAAGATGGCCGCCGTTACTGGGTTGGCATGAATGTCGGCTTCTGA
- a CDS encoding RNA-binding S4 domain-containing protein: protein MSQDQEIEVEALGIEVSAQPIELYKVLKIANAVGGGGEAKMAISEGYVAVNGEIELRKRCKIYDGDVIEFNGEFYVVLCDQPVTETVSEPVAKPTASKPKKNQSAKHRSAKAGKSSPAGKGGNKKPNTGKSASIGKDADQQTGRKRLMF, encoded by the coding sequence GTGAGTCAGGATCAGGAAATAGAAGTTGAAGCGCTTGGGATCGAAGTGTCTGCCCAGCCCATCGAGTTATATAAAGTGCTGAAAATTGCCAATGCCGTCGGAGGCGGTGGCGAGGCCAAAATGGCGATCTCCGAAGGTTATGTTGCCGTGAATGGTGAGATTGAACTGCGGAAACGCTGCAAGATTTATGACGGTGATGTCATAGAGTTTAACGGTGAGTTTTATGTGGTGCTCTGTGATCAGCCAGTAACGGAAACGGTCAGTGAGCCTGTTGCCAAGCCCACAGCCTCCAAACCGAAAAAAAACCAGTCGGCGAAGCACCGTTCTGCCAAAGCGGGCAAAAGCTCGCCAGCCGGAAAAGGCGGCAACAAGAAGCCAAATACAGGCAAGTCTGCCTCAATTGGCAAAGATGCCGATCAGCAGACCGGCCGCAAACGCCTGATGTTCTGA
- a CDS encoding endonuclease/exonuclease/phosphatase family protein, with the protein MPTPTLRVAVFNIALSDPVAGRIRQKLSAPGHARISRLAAMIQHMQPDVLLLCEFDHPGEGGDDGGLTDFCRYYLAEPQHGQVAIDYPYRYCPPANTGLLCEADLDGDGERTLPQDGQGYGFHHGHFSFVVLSRYPLIEEDIRSWQTLLWQQMPDNHMPEGYYSPEAMAQLRLSSKNHLLIPVQVGHRRFQLLCAHPTPPVFDGPERRNARRNHDELRLLMDIINDEAYLTDDQGNSGGLNQDTPFVLLGDLNADLHDGEGMVLALRHLLYHPRVHRAVAEGKLTPKSLGGRFFRPWKLRRGRSSEWTHLSGLRLDYVLPSADFDVLNSGVFWPDKKDPLRRLVTGEDGKERADISSDHRLVWVDVRLPAVKDEYS; encoded by the coding sequence GTGCCAACACCTACCTTAAGAGTTGCGGTATTTAATATCGCCCTGTCTGATCCTGTTGCCGGCCGGATACGGCAGAAGCTGTCGGCGCCGGGCCACGCAAGAATTTCCCGGCTGGCAGCCATGATTCAGCATATGCAGCCCGATGTCCTGCTACTGTGCGAGTTTGACCACCCCGGTGAAGGGGGCGATGACGGTGGCCTGACGGATTTCTGCCGCTATTATCTCGCCGAACCGCAACATGGTCAGGTCGCAATTGATTACCCTTACCGTTATTGCCCGCCTGCGAATACCGGCTTATTGTGCGAGGCGGATCTGGACGGAGACGGGGAACGCACCCTGCCTCAGGATGGTCAGGGCTATGGGTTTCATCATGGTCATTTCAGCTTTGTGGTGCTGTCGCGTTATCCGTTGATAGAAGAGGATATCCGCAGCTGGCAAACCCTGCTGTGGCAGCAGATGCCGGATAACCATATGCCGGAGGGCTATTACAGCCCAGAAGCAATGGCACAGCTCAGGCTGTCATCGAAAAATCACCTTTTAATTCCGGTACAGGTCGGGCACAGGCGATTCCAGCTGCTCTGCGCTCACCCGACGCCGCCTGTGTTTGACGGCCCCGAGCGGCGTAATGCCCGCCGTAACCATGATGAGTTGCGACTCTTAATGGACATTATCAATGATGAAGCCTATCTGACCGATGATCAGGGTAATTCTGGCGGTCTGAACCAAGACACGCCTTTTGTGTTGCTGGGGGATCTCAATGCCGATTTGCATGATGGTGAAGGTATGGTGCTTGCACTCCGGCACCTGCTGTATCACCCCAGAGTTCATCGGGCTGTTGCAGAAGGTAAACTGACCCCGAAAAGCTTGGGCGGGCGATTTTTCCGGCCCTGGAAATTACGCCGGGGCAGAAGTTCGGAGTGGACACACCTGAGCGGTCTGCGGCTCGATTATGTTCTGCCTTCTGCTGATTTCGATGTGCTGAACAGCGGCGTGTTCTGGCCGGATAAGAAAGATCCGCTGCGCAGACTGGTCACTGGCGAAGACGGCAAAGAGCGGGCCGATATCAGCTCTGATCACCGGCTGGTATGGGTCGATGTACGTCTGCCTGCGGTGAAGGACGAGTACAGCTGA
- a CDS encoding NIPSNAP family protein, producing the protein MVTCFLRYVIDPYKVSEFEEYARMWIPLVNQFGGQHNGYFLPSEGASNIALALFTFPSLADYENYRKASTTDPDCLRAFQFAEDTRCIISYERNFFRPVFGDE; encoded by the coding sequence ATGGTGACTTGTTTTTTACGCTACGTGATTGACCCTTATAAAGTCAGCGAATTTGAAGAATATGCCCGGATGTGGATCCCGCTGGTCAATCAATTTGGCGGCCAGCACAACGGCTATTTCCTGCCTTCTGAAGGGGCGAGCAATATCGCGTTGGCGCTGTTCACCTTTCCCAGCCTGGCGGATTACGAAAACTACCGGAAAGCATCCACGACGGATCCGGATTGCCTGCGCGCCTTTCAGTTTGCCGAGGACACCCGCTGTATTATCAGCTACGAACGTAACTTTTTCCGCCCGGTGTTTGGGGATGAATAA
- a CDS encoding alpha-ketoglutarate-dependent dioxygenase AlkB: MHNLDLFGEASSPGEWIAIDGGLLFWAPAFFTVSDSDRYFRALRQSLNWQQEAITLYGRRVMQPRLQAWCGEASYTYSGLTMQPDPWTPALLQIKATCEQVANTRFNSVLANLYRNGQDSMGWHQDNEPELGPAPVIASVTLGETRRFLLKHRNTGQKIDFQLSHGSLLIMAGQTQSHWVHSVPKTTQPLSERINLTYRWINT; encoded by the coding sequence ATGCACAATCTCGACTTATTCGGTGAAGCCAGCTCGCCGGGCGAGTGGATTGCTATTGATGGCGGCTTGCTGTTCTGGGCGCCGGCCTTTTTTACCGTTTCCGACTCAGATCGCTATTTCCGCGCGCTGCGCCAGTCGCTCAACTGGCAGCAGGAAGCCATTACACTGTATGGTCGCCGGGTGATGCAGCCGCGTTTGCAGGCCTGGTGCGGGGAGGCTTCCTATACCTACTCGGGGCTGACTATGCAGCCGGACCCATGGACGCCAGCCTTGCTGCAGATAAAGGCCACCTGTGAACAAGTGGCGAATACCCGTTTTAATTCGGTGCTGGCGAATCTGTATCGTAACGGACAGGACAGCATGGGCTGGCATCAGGATAACGAGCCCGAACTCGGCCCCGCGCCTGTGATTGCCTCGGTAACCTTAGGCGAGACCCGGCGTTTTTTGCTGAAGCATCGTAACACCGGGCAGAAAATTGATTTTCAGCTCAGTCATGGTTCTTTGCTCATCATGGCGGGCCAGACTCAGTCCCACTGGGTGCACAGCGTGCCAAAGACCACTCAGCCTCTCAGTGAGCGGATTAACCTGACTTACCGATGGATTAATACGTAA
- a CDS encoding DUF2238 domain-containing protein, with protein MKYIWLSVFTVVFIWSGINPKDTFTWFLEVLPALIGLILIVFTYNTFRLTPLLYGLILLHCIVLMVGGHYTYAEVPLFDNLFGAERNNYDKVGHFFQGFVPAILAREILIRKQIVNGRFWVSVVAVSMCLAFSAFYELIEWWVALATGENSEAFLGTQGYVWDTQSDMAFALVGAVCATFLLSRWHNRQLVSLHQTNEPSQRNESW; from the coding sequence TTGAAATATATCTGGCTCTCTGTGTTTACGGTGGTGTTTATTTGGTCCGGCATCAATCCGAAAGATACCTTTACCTGGTTTCTTGAAGTATTGCCTGCGCTGATTGGCCTGATCTTGATAGTGTTCACTTATAATACATTCAGGCTCACCCCTTTACTGTACGGGCTGATTTTACTGCATTGCATTGTATTGATGGTGGGTGGTCATTACACCTACGCCGAAGTGCCTTTGTTCGACAATCTGTTCGGGGCCGAAAGAAATAACTACGACAAAGTCGGTCACTTTTTTCAGGGATTTGTCCCGGCGATTCTGGCAAGGGAAATACTCATCAGAAAGCAAATCGTCAATGGCCGGTTTTGGGTGAGTGTGGTTGCTGTGTCTATGTGTCTGGCCTTCAGTGCTTTTTATGAACTCATAGAATGGTGGGTGGCACTGGCGACAGGCGAAAACTCGGAAGCTTTTCTGGGCACTCAGGGCTATGTCTGGGATACCCAGTCTGATATGGCATTTGCGCTAGTCGGCGCTGTATGCGCGACGTTCTTACTGTCCCGCTGGCATAACCGTCAGCTGGTTTCTCTGCATCAAACGAATGAACCATCACAAAGGAATGAATCATGGTGA
- a CDS encoding DUF3541 domain-containing protein, whose amino-acid sequence MNIRRFVVYLLITLLSLPGWAAMQISPRPAEPPVQQQVLPSYADDAALIRQTFETQLFTLPAFKMGHYGLRMYRQTMDPKYQSAVWSDLARVASRLNAVTTEIYTPAQIKAYSEAREARYQRKDDARSDLRYLATRDYPEYYFLGVDLLGSMARANEYGLKHREDHKLRDIIRRYDFARYATDPDMIRAWAAQLANQVYWLRQLGEQDVVEPFITAFRATYPDSQDKQLSEQQYMNKIYGMTHIIFAASSYYQYQLKESDFQWIYDHFRRHIDDILLHTKEDVVAEVGISFLLAGLQDDPVVEKTRQFIQKSIDRQTGMVPSVKGESELYDGEHRNTLAIMLLDWRGVHAAPTVTNQPAMFESLPYGLVPR is encoded by the coding sequence ATGAATATTCGTCGTTTTGTTGTTTATCTTCTGATTACGCTTCTTTCACTGCCTGGCTGGGCGGCGATGCAAATTTCGCCCAGACCGGCAGAACCGCCTGTACAGCAACAGGTATTGCCATCCTATGCCGATGATGCCGCATTGATACGGCAAACCTTTGAAACCCAGCTGTTTACATTACCGGCATTTAAAATGGGCCATTATGGCCTGAGGATGTATCGCCAGACGATGGATCCCAAATACCAGTCGGCCGTGTGGTCAGACTTGGCACGTGTGGCCAGCCGGCTCAATGCCGTGACGACAGAAATTTACACGCCGGCACAAATAAAAGCCTATTCGGAAGCCCGCGAAGCCAGGTATCAGCGCAAAGACGATGCCCGCAGCGATTTACGTTATCTGGCCACCAGAGATTACCCTGAGTATTATTTTCTGGGCGTCGATCTGCTTGGCTCTATGGCCCGTGCCAATGAATACGGCCTTAAACACAGAGAAGACCACAAATTACGCGACATCATCCGTCGCTATGATTTTGCCCGTTATGCCACCGACCCAGACATGATCCGCGCATGGGCAGCGCAGCTGGCCAATCAGGTTTACTGGTTACGTCAGCTTGGCGAGCAGGACGTGGTTGAGCCTTTTATTACTGCTTTCCGGGCGACCTATCCGGACAGCCAGGATAAACAGCTCAGCGAGCAGCAGTACATGAATAAGATATACGGCATGACCCATATTATCTTTGCGGCATCCTCGTATTATCAGTATCAGCTCAAGGAAAGCGATTTTCAGTGGATTTATGATCACTTTCGCCGCCATATCGACGATATTCTGTTGCATACCAAGGAAGATGTGGTGGCCGAAGTGGGTATCAGCTTCCTGTTAGCCGGCCTGCAGGATGATCCCGTGGTCGAAAAAACGCGCCAGTTCATCCAGAAATCGATCGACCGGCAAACGGGTATGGTGCCGTCAGTCAAAGGCGAAAGCGAGCTGTATGACGGTGAGCACCGCAACACGCTGGCAATCATGCTCCTGGACTGGCGTGGCGTCCATGCCGCCCCGACTGTCACCAACCAGCCGGCTATGTTTGAGAGCCTGCCTTATGGTTTGGTGCCGCGGTAG
- the mobB gene encoding molybdopterin-guanine dinucleotide biosynthesis protein B, whose amino-acid sequence MTPAIGFAGFSGAGKTTLIEQVIPYLKQYGLRVGLLKHSHHDVEPDTAGKDSYRLRHAGSDQLLLATPHRHILFFEYPDDQKREPVLEDCLMQLDHSRLDIVLVEGFRDQPITKIEIHRPDYGKPLLYPKDTNIVAIATSEPGDIHPIPALDLNQPAGVAAFIMTWLESAEPARF is encoded by the coding sequence ATGACACCCGCCATCGGTTTCGCCGGTTTCAGCGGCGCAGGAAAAACCACATTAATTGAGCAGGTTATCCCGTATTTAAAGCAATATGGGTTGCGTGTTGGTCTGCTGAAACACAGTCATCATGATGTTGAGCCGGATACAGCGGGAAAAGACAGCTATCGTCTGCGCCATGCCGGCAGCGATCAGCTGTTGCTGGCGACGCCGCATCGACACATTCTGTTTTTTGAATATCCGGATGATCAAAAGCGTGAACCGGTACTGGAAGATTGCCTGATGCAGCTGGATCACAGCCGCCTGGATATCGTGCTGGTAGAAGGGTTTCGCGACCAGCCAATCACCAAAATTGAAATTCACCGGCCGGATTACGGAAAACCTCTGCTGTACCCCAAAGATACAAACATAGTGGCCATAGCCACCAGCGAACCGGGCGACATTCACCCGATTCCTGCGCTGGATTTAAATCAGCCTGCCGGTGTGGCAGCGTTTATTATGACCTGGCTTGAAAGCGCCGAACCTGCGCGGTTCTGA
- a CDS encoding O-acetyl-ADP-ribose deacetylase: protein MADLLVWQGDITTLNVDAIVNAANNSLLGGGGVDGAIHKAAGPQLLEECRRLHGCPTGEAKITPGYQLPARWVIHTVGPVWQDGKQNEAELLASCYRQSLALADEVGAGTIAFPCISTGIYGFPKQLAASIAVQTARQCLEGKSTPDKVYFVCFSQEDAEIYHSLLRSD, encoded by the coding sequence ATGGCAGATTTATTGGTATGGCAGGGCGACATCACGACCTTGAATGTGGATGCGATAGTTAATGCAGCGAACAACAGCTTATTGGGGGGCGGTGGTGTCGATGGCGCCATTCACAAAGCGGCGGGTCCGCAGTTACTGGAAGAGTGCCGGCGCCTGCATGGCTGCCCGACGGGTGAAGCAAAAATCACCCCCGGATACCAGTTACCAGCCCGGTGGGTGATTCACACGGTGGGGCCGGTATGGCAGGACGGTAAACAGAATGAGGCTGAATTACTGGCCAGTTGTTATCGGCAGAGTCTGGCGCTGGCGGATGAAGTGGGCGCCGGCACGATTGCTTTTCCCTGCATCAGTACCGGGATTTACGGTTTCCCGAAACAGCTGGCGGCCAGTATTGCCGTGCAGACAGCCCGGCAGTGTCTGGAAGGCAAAAGTACGCCGGACAAAGTGTATTTTGTCTGTTTCAGCCAGGAAGATGCTGAGATTTATCACAGCTTGTTACGGTCTGACTGA